Proteins co-encoded in one Sparus aurata chromosome 18, fSpaAur1.1, whole genome shotgun sequence genomic window:
- the zic3 gene encoding zinc finger protein ZIC 3 has protein sequence MTMLLDSGPQFASLGVGGFGTPRHHDMGGREPSLGLNPFSDSSHSAAFKISPVTHDIASSQTSAFTPQAGGYAAALGHSHGGQVGSYGGGAFNSTRDFLFRNRGVGESTAPSAQHGIFAASAGSLHGPPGISDNPGHLLFPGLHDQGVSHTSPSGHVVNSQMHLGLRGDIFGRPDPYRPVASPRTDPYGAQLHNYSHPINMNMGMNVPTHHGPGAFFRYMRQPIKQELSCKWIDENQMNRPKKTCDRTFSTMHEMVTHVSMEHVGGPEQSNHICYWEDCPREGKSFKAKYKLVNHIRVHTGEKPFPCPFPGCGKIFARSENLKIHKRTHTGEKPFKCEFDGCDRRFANSSDRKKHMHVHTSDKPYICKVCDKSYTHPSSLRKHMKVHESQGSESSPAASSGYESSTPPVLVTASTEDPTKTPPLAVQNTSGHSEGLAPNFNEWYV, from the exons ATGACTATGCTTCTTGATAGCGGTCCGCAGTTTGCATCGCTAGGAGTGGGGGGTTTCGGGACGCCACGGCACCACGATATGGGGGGCAGAGAACCGAGTCTGGGACTGAATCCCTTCTCCGATTCCTCCCACTCCGCAGCGTTCAAAATCAGCCCAGTGACTCACGATATCGCCTCCAGCCAGACATCAGCTTTCACTCCGCAAGCCGGTGGATATGCAGCTGCCCTGGGACACTCGCACGGCGGGCAGGTGGGCTCGTACGGCGGAGGAGCGTTCAATTCAACACGGGACTTTCTCTTCCGGAACCGGGGTGTCGGAGAGTCCACAGCGCCGAGCGCCCAGCATGGGATCTTTGCAGCTTCGGCGGGGAGCCTCCACGGGCCGCCCGGGATCAGCGATAACCCCGGACATCTGTTGTTTCCAGGACTTCACGACCAGGGGGTGAGCCACACTTCACCGAGCGGACATGTAGTAAACAGCCAAATGCATCTTGGCTTACGCGGGGACATTTTCGGCAGACCTGATCCGTACCGTCCGGTCGCGAGCCCTCGGACGGACCCCTACGGTGCTCAGCTCCACAACTACAGCCACCCCATCAACATGAACATGGGGATGAATGTGCCGACACACCACGGTCCGGGGGCCTTCTTCAGATACATGAGGCAACCGATCAAGCAAGAATTATCCTGCAAATGGATAGACGAGAACCAGATGAACAGACCCAAAAAGACTTGCGACAGGACTTTCAGCACCATGCACGAGATGGTCACGCATGTGTCCATGGAGCACGTCGGCGGCCCCGAGCAGAGCAACCACATCTGCTACTGGGAGGACTGCCCGAGAGAAGGGAAATCTTTTAAGGCCAAGTACAAACTCGTCAACCACATCCGTGTGCACACGGGCGAGAAACCGTTCCCATGCCCGTTCCCCGGATGTGGGAAAATATTCGCCAGATCGGAAAATTTGAAAATCCACAAAAGAACGCACACAG gtgagaagccgtttaaGTGTGAATTTGATGGCTGTGACAGACGCTTCGCCAACAGCAGCGACAGGAAAAAgcacatgcatgtgcacacgTCAGACAAGCCATACATCTGCAAAGTGTGCGACAAGTCATACACACACCCCAGCTCTCTCAGGAAACACATGAAG gtACACGAGTCTCAAGGATCTGAATCGTCTCCAGCAGCAAGCTCTGGATACGAGTCGTCCACACCACCGGTGTTGGTCACAGCCAGCACCGAAGACCCGACAAAAACACCGCCGTTAGCCGTTCAAAACACGTCCGGCCACAGCGAAGGACTGGCACCCAACTTTAATGAATGGTACGTTTGA